Below is a genomic region from Trichocoleus sp..
TGAGCAAGGTTGATTTACCGCAGCCAGAATGCCCAATGACACAGATAAACTCACCTTCGTTGATGGTCAGGTTGACATCTTTGAGAACGGTGTAATCGCCTTTAGGAGTTGGATAAATTTTTGCAACTTCCTTAATTGCCAGAAAAGGCTGCTGTGAATAAGCCGATGAGTCTGAGAGTTTGCCGGTTTGGTTTAGAATTTGCATGATTTTTGGTGAGGGTGAATGAGTAATGTTTGAGGTGTCACAGAAGAAAAAGAAAAGGACGAAGGGAATAAGACGATCGCTGATCAAATATTACGGAGAAATAAACCGATCCCCAATCTCTGATTTACCCTTCATCCCGTCCCTCACCCCTGCTATGCTGCGGTTCTCCGAGCATCGATCGCCACTTCTGCCACACTAAAATCGCGCTTAATCGCGAGGCTATTGAGGTAGGCGATCGGGTCTTCCGCATCAAACTTTACGCCGTCAAAGAGTTGAATCGGACCGCGCAGATATTTCATATCCAGCATCCCCAACTCACGCGCCGCCGTACTGAACACGCTAACTCGGCCAACCCGTTCCAGAATTTCCATCCAGTTACGGGGGAAGGGGATATCGCCCCAACGTGCCATCTGCGTCATCATCCACAGATGCTCAGTTCGACTCGGACGGTTCACACCATCGCCATAGAACATGTGATGGGCATATTCGCGCATCGGCTGCTCTAAATTGCACACAAACTCATTCGGGTTGCCCAGGTGAATATAATCAATATCCGTGCTGATGTATTCCCGCTGCGATAAAAGTTGCCGCACTTCTTCCGAATGAGCCGGGTCAGCGCAGTAGCGGCAGGCTTCCAGCAACGCTTTCACCAAGGCAATATGCGTGTTGGGATAAGCATTCGCCCATTCTTCTCGCACGCCCAATACCTTACCCGGATGACCTAACCAGATCTCCAAATCAGTCGCGACGGTAAAGCCAACATCCTCCACCGCTGCCCGCAAATTCCAGGGTTCACCGACACAGTAGCCGTCGATCGTCCCTGCTTTTAGGTCTGCGATCATCTGCGCTGGAGGAATTGTCTTCAGCGAGACATCTCGATCAGGATCAATGCCGCCGGAAGCCAGCCAGTAGCGCAGCAGCAAATTGTGCATGGAAGAAGGATGCACCATGCCGAGCGTATGCTGAGAATCGGTAGACTCCAGCAACATCCGCTTAAAATCTGCTGCGTTATACACGCCCTGTTCGTAAAACTTCTTCGCCAGAGTGACTGCGTTACCGTTGCGGGTCATGGTTAAGGCACTGACCACCGGAATGGGTCTGTCCTGGTGTCCTCCTACAGTGAACCAAACAGGCATTCCCGCTGGCATTTGGGCAGCATCCAGATGACCGCCATCAATGCCATCAACAATTCCACGCCAGCTGGTTTCACGCACCAGGCTCACATCATCCAAGCCATGCTTTGCGAAGAAGCCTTTCTCTTTTGCCACAACGAGAGGCGCACAGGCAGTTAATGGGACAAAGCCCAGTTCCAGGTTGACCTTCTCCAAACCGTGACGGGCGATCGGCTCAGTTTTCTTTGCCCGCAGCTTTTTAATTCGCTTTTGCTGGTTCAAGAAGTAGATAATTTCCGATCGCAGGCTGTAATAGCTGGGATGGTTCACGACATCCATCCGCTTCCGAGGACGGGGAATATCCACCTCCAGAATGCCGCCAATTTTAGATTCGGGACCGTTGGTTAGCATGACGATGCGATCAGATAGCAGCACCGCTTCATCAACATCGTGCGTTACCATGACTGCCGTCACATGGCTCTCTTCGCAGATTTTCATCAGCTGCTCTTGCAGATTACCGCGAGTCAGCGCATCTAACGCCCCAAATGGCTCGTCTAGCAGCAGCAGTTTTGGACGAATTGCCAGAGCCCGCGCAATTGCCACCCGCTGCTTCATCCCACCCGACAACTGAGAAGGCGGTTTATCAGCGGCATGTTGCAGACCCACCATTTTAATGTTCTGCTCAACGATTTCATTGCGCTCTGCCTTAGAAATGCCCGTCAACACTTCATCTACTGCCAGCGCGATGTTTTCGCGTACCGTGAGCCAGGGCAGTAGCGAATAGTTTTGGAATACGACCATCCGATCGGGACCAGGTTTCGTAATCCGATCGCCCTCTAGGAGAACTACCCCTTCCGTGGGCAGATCCAGACCCGCAATCATATTCAGCAGCGTGGACTTACCACAACCAGAGTGACCGATCAGCGAAACAAATTCACCTTTTTGGATATCTAGATCAATCCCTTTCAGTGCAACGTACTTACCACCACCAGAGAGATTGAAAACCTTTTCGATTTGATCAACGGCAACAAAGACTGACATAGTGCTTTGAGAAATAGGGGTAAGGAATTGGGAATTTGCGAGACAAACAGAAGAGAAAACGGGGGTGAGGTTTTTAGAGAGAAGTCAAAAACTTCTACACTAAGCAATCGACAAGGATGAGTTAACCTATGAACATTGCCACTCACACCCCGAAACTTAATGTTTCAGCCATCGTAGAAGAGATTATTGACCCGGGGCGATCAAAGTCTGGATATAAGCCACCAGACGATCGAGAATCAGACCGACTGCACCGATGTAAACCACTGCAACAATGATTTCGGTGACATAGTTTTGCTGATACGCATCCCAGATAAAGAATCCAATTCCCGCAACACCTGACATCACAATTTCTGCCGCGATAATTGCCAACCAAGCCAGACCGATCGCAATCCGCAGACCCGTGAAGATATAGGGCAGTGCAGAAGGAATCAACACTTTGAAGAAATACTTGGACTTAGAAATTTGCAGCACTCGCGCCACGTTCTTATAGTCCTGGGGAATCTCACGAACACCCACCGCAGTATTAATCAAGATAGGCCAGATTGACGTAATAAAGATAACGAACAATGCAGCAGGCTCATTTTGACGCAGTGCAGCCAACGCGATCGGCACCCACGCCAGCGGCGCAACCATCCGCAAAAACTGGAACAGCGGGTCAAACATCTTGTCAGCAATTCGGCTGCTGCCTACCAAAATTCCACCTGCAATGCCAACGATTGCGGCTGCACCATATCCTTTTGCAACCCGACCCAAACTCACCATGGTTTGGCGGAAAAGCCCCTGATCAAGTTCGCCGTTGTAGTAGAAAGGATTCAAGATCAGATATTGGCTCCGCTCCTCAGTGAGTACCTGAATTGGTCCGGGCAATGCAATCAAGCCAGTTTGGGTCAGAATTTGCCAAAAGATCAAGAACAGCAGAAGACCACAGATTGCTAGAAAAACCGAACCTAGGGGACTGTCAAGAAACTTCTGAAAGTTGAATTGGGAACTTGTCTTAGCTCGACTGGTGACAGTAGCAGTCATGGATTCTCCTTAGGGGTGAATGGTTGATGCAAACAACTTCCTACCAAGCGCATTTCAACAAACGTAAATAACGCTAATTGGTAGTTGAGCGGAGGGGTGAGGGGCGAGGCAGATCACAGAGTTTGCCGCCCTGATTTTCTGTCCTCCAGTCCCCTATGTTTCAAAAATTGCTCGTCATCTGGTCATCATTTGACGATTGTGAAATTCCAAGTCTCTGACCTGGACAGTCGTTTGAGGCTCTGCCTCTGATTCAGGTATGGTCGAACGATGCCTTGCAGCAATCTCTCCCTGTCCTACCATTTCCTTGCTCGGTGCGATCGAATTAGCTCACTTTGATCTTGAGGCTGTTCAGATATGCTTGTGGATTTTCTGGGTCAAACTTAATGCCGTCAAAGAAGGTTTCGACACCTCGGGACGTACCTTTGGGAATATCTGCGGTAAAGCCTGCTTCCTTCGCTGCTTCGCGCCATAGATCTTCGCGGTTGACCTTATCCACCAGTTTCTTTGCAGTGTCAAGATCCTTGATTGCGTCTTTGTGAAAGCCCCAGCGCAGCGACTCGGTGAGGAACCAAAGGTCGTGACTCTTGTAAGGATAGGAAATGCTGTTGCCGTTCGGGTCTTTCCAATACAGTGAGGCAATCTTCATGTCATTGAGGGCAGGCTTACCATCGCCCATTTCATACATTCCCTTAAATGGACCTTCCAATACAGGCTTCGGAGCGTTGAAATATTGACGCTGCGCCACTAAGGTTGCCAACTCAGCTCGGTTTTCCGGCTTGTCTGCCCACTGTTGCGCTTCCATCAAGGCTTTGAGAATTGCTTTGGTGGCTTTAGGGTTCTTTTCGACCCAATCTGCCCGCATCGCAAAATATTCTTCAGGGTGATACTGCCACATTTCAGCAGTCAGCGTAGACATGAAGCCAATCTTGTCGTTGATGATGCGGTAGGGCCAGGGGTCACCTGTGCTAAATGCATCCATCGTGCCGTTTCGCATCCCTTGTACTGTTTCTGCCGGAGGCACTGCCAGCAATTCAATATCTTTATCAGGGTCAACACCGCTGGCTGCAAACCAATAGCGAACCCAGAAGTCTTGATTGGCATTGGGGAAGGTGTAAGCGGCTTTGAATTTGCGACCGTTAGCTGCCTGAAACCCTTTGATATAGTCAGGATCATTAATTTTTAGTCCGAGCTGCTTGCCCTGATGAGCGCTCGCGATCGCAATGCCGTTGCCGTGCGTGTTGAGTTGCAGCAGCACTGCCATTGGTAATTTGTTGCCATTCGTAATGACGCCTTCGGTGATCAGGTGAGGCATCGGCATCTGCCACTGTCCACCGTCAATTCCACCACCACCCGAACCAATGACGATGTTATCGCGTGCACCCGCCCAGTTCGCTTGCTTGACGACTTGCACATCTGTCATGCCGTACTTCGCAAACAAACCTTTTTCTTTGGCAACAATCATCGGAGCAGATTCGACGATCGGCAGGTAACCCAGAACAGCCTTTGTGGTTTCTGGTGCATCACCCGCAGCAACCGGGCTAGGAGCAGGCTGAGAACCGCTTGTGTTGGCAGCAGGCTGAGAGCATCCCTTCAGGAACACTGCCCCTGCGGCAGTTGCGCCAGCCGTCGCTAAAAACT
It encodes:
- a CDS encoding CmpA/NrtA family ABC transporter substrate-binding protein encodes the protein MSNFYGFNRRKFLATAGATAAGAVFLKGCSQPAANTSGSQPAPSPVAAGDAPETTKAVLGYLPIVESAPMIVAKEKGLFAKYGMTDVQVVKQANWAGARDNIVIGSGGGGIDGGQWQMPMPHLITEGVITNGNKLPMAVLLQLNTHGNGIAIASAHQGKQLGLKINDPDYIKGFQAANGRKFKAAYTFPNANQDFWVRYWFAASGVDPDKDIELLAVPPAETVQGMRNGTMDAFSTGDPWPYRIINDKIGFMSTLTAEMWQYHPEEYFAMRADWVEKNPKATKAILKALMEAQQWADKPENRAELATLVAQRQYFNAPKPVLEGPFKGMYEMGDGKPALNDMKIASLYWKDPNGNSISYPYKSHDLWFLTESLRWGFHKDAIKDLDTAKKLVDKVNREDLWREAAKEAGFTADIPKGTSRGVETFFDGIKFDPENPQAYLNSLKIKVS
- a CDS encoding nitrate ABC transporter ATP-binding protein (This model describes the ATP binding subunits of ATP-binding cassette (ABC) transporters for nitrate transport, or for bicarbonate transport, in bacteria and archaea.) encodes the protein MSVFVAVDQIEKVFNLSGGGKYVALKGIDLDIQKGEFVSLIGHSGCGKSTLLNMIAGLDLPTEGVVLLEGDRITKPGPDRMVVFQNYSLLPWLTVRENIALAVDEVLTGISKAERNEIVEQNIKMVGLQHAADKPPSQLSGGMKQRVAIARALAIRPKLLLLDEPFGALDALTRGNLQEQLMKICEESHVTAVMVTHDVDEAVLLSDRIVMLTNGPESKIGGILEVDIPRPRKRMDVVNHPSYYSLRSEIIYFLNQQKRIKKLRAKKTEPIARHGLEKVNLELGFVPLTACAPLVVAKEKGFFAKHGLDDVSLVRETSWRGIVDGIDGGHLDAAQMPAGMPVWFTVGGHQDRPIPVVSALTMTRNGNAVTLAKKFYEQGVYNAADFKRMLLESTDSQHTLGMVHPSSMHNLLLRYWLASGGIDPDRDVSLKTIPPAQMIADLKAGTIDGYCVGEPWNLRAAVEDVGFTVATDLEIWLGHPGKVLGVREEWANAYPNTHIALVKALLEACRYCADPAHSEEVRQLLSQREYISTDIDYIHLGNPNEFVCNLEQPMREYAHHMFYGDGVNRPSRTEHLWMMTQMARWGDIPFPRNWMEILERVGRVSVFSTAARELGMLDMKYLRGPIQLFDGVKFDAEDPIAYLNSLAIKRDFSVAEVAIDARRTAA
- the ntrB gene encoding nitrate ABC transporter permease, whose product is MTATVTSRAKTSSQFNFQKFLDSPLGSVFLAICGLLLFLIFWQILTQTGLIALPGPIQVLTEERSQYLILNPFYYNGELDQGLFRQTMVSLGRVAKGYGAAAIVGIAGGILVGSSRIADKMFDPLFQFLRMVAPLAWVPIALAALRQNEPAALFVIFITSIWPILINTAVGVREIPQDYKNVARVLQISKSKYFFKVLIPSALPYIFTGLRIAIGLAWLAIIAAEIVMSGVAGIGFFIWDAYQQNYVTEIIVAVVYIGAVGLILDRLVAYIQTLIAPGQ